In Ignavibacteriota bacterium, the DNA window TCGGCGAGCACATCGCCCTGTTTGAACGACTGGCCCGGCTTGACGATCGGACGCTGGTTGATGCACGTGTCCTGATTCGTACGGAAGAACTTGATCAGCTCGTATTCCGCGACACCCTGCGCGTCGAAATTCGCGAGTGTGTCTTCGGCCGAGCGGCCGATATTGTATTTGACACGGATGCGGTTCGCATCCACAAAGAGCACCTCGCCATCGTATTCGGCGATGATCATGGCGTATGAGTCGCGGGCAACCTTCTCCTCGAGACCCGTGCCGACCACGGGCGCTTCGGGACGCAGCAGGGGCACGCCCTGGCGCTGCATGTTCGATCCCATGAGCGCGCGGTTTGCATCGTCATGCTCGAGGAAGGGAATCAGCGCAGCGGCCGGGCTCACGATCTGATTCGGGGCCACGTCCATGTACGCAACTTCGTCCTTTGCAACCACCGGGAAATCTCCGCGGTAGCGCGCCTTCACCTTGTCGGACGCAAAAGCGCCGTCGGGTTTCAGCTCGGCATTCGCCTGCGCGATGACCGCCGTGTCCTCTTCCTCTGCGGAGAGATACACGATTTCCGTTGTGACCTTGCCGTTTTTGACCACGCGGTACGGCGTCTCGATGAAGCCGAAGTCGTTGACACGTCCGTGAATACACAGCGACGAAATAAGGCCGATGTTCGGGCCTTCCGGCGTCTCGATCGGGCAGAGGCGGCCGTAATGCGTGTAGTGCACGTCGCGCACTTCGAAGCCCGCGCGCTCGCGGGTGAGACCGCCGGGACCGAGCGCCGACATGCGGCGCTTGTGTGTCAGTTCCGAAAGCGGATTCGTCTGATCCATGAACTGCGAGAGCTGGTTCGTTCCGAAGAACGCGTTCACCACGCTCGAGATCGTACGCGCGTTGACCAGATCGGCGGGCGTGAACGATTCCACGTCGCGGATGTTCATGCGCTCCTTGATGGTGCGCGCCATGCGCGAGACGCCGACGTTGTACTGCGCCGCGAGCTGTTCGCCAACGGTACGCACGCGGCGGTTGCCCAGATGATCGATGTCGTCCACGGACTCCTGCGCCTGCATCAGGCGGATCAGGAAGCGGACGATCGCGACGATGTCGTCGCGGGTCAGTGTGGTGACTTCGGGCTCGACCGTCAGCTTGAGCTTGCGGTTGAGGCGGTAGCGGCCGACGACGCCGAGGTCGTAGCGCTTGGGGTTGAAGAAGAGGCGGTCGATGAGTCCGCGGGCAGTGTCGAGATCGGGAGCGTCACCCGAACGCAACTGCTTGTAGATCATCTCGAGAGCTTCTTCGTCGCTGCGCGATTCATCTTTATGGATCGTGTTGGCGATGACGAGCGCGTTCTCGCTGTCGGTCTTGTACACGCGCACCTTCTTGACGCCGTGTTCGAGCAGCGACATGACGAGATCTTCGTCGAGCTCCGTCTCGGCCTGCACGAGCAGCTCGCCCGTCTTTTCGTCGATGACCTCCTCGCAGAGGATGGCGCCGATGGACTGGTCCACCTTCGCACGCGAGATGGGCAGTTCCTCCACGAGTTCGAAAAGTTCGAGCAGTTCGCGGTTCGTGGAATAGCCGAGGGCACGCAGCAGTGTTGTGACGGGGAATTTCTTCTTGCGGTCGATGTACGCGTACATGACCGAATTGATGTCGGTGGCAAATTCGACCCAACTGCCGCGGAACGGAATCACGCGGGCGCTGAACATTTTTGTGCCGTTCGGATGCAGGGACTCGCCGAAGAACACGCCGGGCGACCTGTGCAACTGGCTGACGACCACGCGTTCCGCGCCGTTGATGATAAACGTGCCCTTCTCGGTCATGTACGGCAGGTTGCCGAGATACACTTCCTGTTCAACGGTCTCGAGGAAATCCTGGCTCGACGGATTGTCGGATTTGCTCGAAAGCCGCAGCCGTGCCTTCAGCGGCACGGCATAGGTCAGACCGCGCTCCTGGCATTCATTAACGGAGTACTTCGGCTTTTCGATGAAGTACTCGATGAATTCGAGGATGTAGTTTTCGCGCGCGTCGGTGATGGGAAAATTGGTGACGAACACCTGCTGCAGCCCGGTCAATGTGCGCTGCGCCGGAGGCACACGCTCCTGCAGAAATTGTTCGTAGGATTCCTTCTGGACGTCGAGGAAATTCGGATATTCGATGACCTGGCGGATCCGTCCGAAGCTATAGCGCCCATGTCCGATCGGGGTCAACCCGAGAGATGAAAGAACCTCAGGGGTCGCGGTCGCTGCTTTCGTGGCCAATGCTGTGCTCCTTCGTGAGTGGTGGCTGCCGTCTCAAGTGGTGGCCATTCCCGCGCGGTCGGGATGGCGTGACAAAACGACAAGATCGGGCCGACGCTTACGCCGACCCGAACTTGTCGCAGAGAGATGTCGATGCTCCGTGAGCGTGTCGACCCGATCGAGAATGCGGAATGATCGAACCTGACGCTGTTGGATGCACCTTACTTCAGAACGACGGTCGCGCCGGCGTCCTCGAGTTCCTTTTTCAGCTTCTCGGCATCGGCCTTCGGAAGGGCTTCCTTCACGACGCTCGGTGCACCGTCCACGAGGTCTTTGGCTTCCTTGAGTCCAAGGCTCGTCGCCGCGCGCACAACCTTGATCACGTTGATCTTGTTCGTGCCTGCAGCGGTGAGCTCCACATTGAACTCGGTCTTCTCTTCCACTTCGGCTGCCGGGGCAGCGGCGCCGGGCATCGGGCCCGCCATCATCATCGGAGCGGAGGCGGTAACGCCGAACTTGTCTTCGAGTGCCTTCTTGAGCTCGGAAGCTTCAAGAAGCGTAAGTTTCTCGATTTTTTCGACGATTTCGTCAATAACTGACATTGTTGTATCTCCTCACAGGGACTGAAAATTGAGATTGTTCAAAAGTCGGATGTACGTCACGCAGCTTGTGATTTCTTCTTCTCGATTGCGTCAATCGCATACACGATATCGCTCATAACGGCGTTGATTGCGCCGACGATACCCTGGGCCGGCGCGTTGAGCGCTCCCATGATGCCTGCGATCAGGTCGTTGCGCGACGGCAGCGCTGCGATCTCGCTGAGGCGCGAGCCGTCAAAGACCTGTTTCTCGATGACGCACACCTTGACCGCCGGTTTCTG includes these proteins:
- the rplL gene encoding 50S ribosomal protein L7/L12, whose amino-acid sequence is MSVIDEIVEKIEKLTLLEASELKKALEDKFGVTASAPMMMAGPMPGAAAPAAEVEEKTEFNVELTAAGTNKINVIKVVRAATSLGLKEAKDLVDGAPSVVKEALPKADAEKLKKELEDAGATVVLK
- the rpoB gene encoding DNA-directed RNA polymerase subunit beta, coding for MGHGRYSFGRIRQVIEYPNFLDVQKESYEQFLQERVPPAQRTLTGLQQVFVTNFPITDARENYILEFIEYFIEKPKYSVNECQERGLTYAVPLKARLRLSSKSDNPSSQDFLETVEQEVYLGNLPYMTEKGTFIINGAERVVVSQLHRSPGVFFGESLHPNGTKMFSARVIPFRGSWVEFATDINSVMYAYIDRKKKFPVTTLLRALGYSTNRELLELFELVEELPISRAKVDQSIGAILCEEVIDEKTGELLVQAETELDEDLVMSLLEHGVKKVRVYKTDSENALVIANTIHKDESRSDEEALEMIYKQLRSGDAPDLDTARGLIDRLFFNPKRYDLGVVGRYRLNRKLKLTVEPEVTTLTRDDIVAIVRFLIRLMQAQESVDDIDHLGNRRVRTVGEQLAAQYNVGVSRMARTIKERMNIRDVESFTPADLVNARTISSVVNAFFGTNQLSQFMDQTNPLSELTHKRRMSALGPGGLTRERAGFEVRDVHYTHYGRLCPIETPEGPNIGLISSLCIHGRVNDFGFIETPYRVVKNGKVTTEIVYLSAEEEDTAVIAQANAELKPDGAFASDKVKARYRGDFPVVAKDEVAYMDVAPNQIVSPAAALIPFLEHDDANRALMGSNMQRQGVPLLRPEAPVVGTGLEEKVARDSYAMIIAEYDGEVLFVDANRIRVKYNIGRSAEDTLANFDAQGVAEYELIKFFRTNQDTCINQRPIVKPGQSFKQGDVLADGSSTQSGELALGRNVLVAFMPWRGYNFEDAIIVSERLVAEDIFTSIHIEEFELQVRDTKRGEEELTREIPNVSEEATKDLDEDGIVRVGAEVRENDIIIGKITPKGESDPTPEEKLLKAIFGDKAGDVKDASLKAPPGMKGIVIKTKLFSRKKKESDQKKEEKRRYDLLESDYDRRKQQSVRLLADKLTSLLEGQKLAGVRDVEGKSVIRGGTVVKDDTFHTLLDAVETLDPSQDWTETPKLNALVRRMYANYTVSRKEIDDDYKREKGKIQIGDELQPGIVQLAKVYIAKKRKLSIGDKMAGRHGNKGVVSNVVPVQDMPFLADGTPVDIVLNPLGVPSRMNLGQLYETALGWVGKRLHCSFASPIFDGAAWTEIRDLMGAVGLPMTGKTELHDGRTGEKFDQPVTVGFIYMLKLSHLVDDKIHARSIGPYSLITQQPLGGKAQFGGQRFGEMEVWALEAYGAAHVLQEILTVKSDDVQGRAKVYEAIVKGENLPEPNVPESFNVLVRELQGLGLEIKIE